The Syngnathus acus chromosome 3, fSynAcu1.2, whole genome shotgun sequence genome includes a window with the following:
- the nedd4a gene encoding E3 ubiquitin-protein ligase NEDD4a isoform X2 — protein sequence MAHRLRLDFASRRSHTDPLSECLSSHGEESGVILSADNLAESLAHSSLHFKVTSPSPDYGNLQRYSSVLIPRVNAKGCSQKSVVQISLQPCGTLSGGLDCTVGEGDPASSETGAIASSDGGSCSSSMASDAGYWSSNSIFEPETPEKHRTTQEKSVLCCKSKVPLRRCSSLVIFPKSPCSTPPASPVNPIALPAFFGTRAPLQTPAADSSRDEEEMTCKESATSASSQHCLKGDPAPECRDTKHMVHFNIPLQDKCKVEGGNDVMEQSPSNDKSHHCSRSVLLHFAHQRPSLCGVKAECPDAPPFLAEPETPRDPKKKLYRSTSACLFSSGKPSEEKLLAKGHERLEKNNCHRAIQRSFSLEVPYANTGISCHVSNTKLGSTCSPHVHIHLSPCCPTTLPSLPNDADASCKGSSTAKNLGQSAETRDDFLGQVDIPLSQIPTNNSSHGRPYTFKDFLLHPRSHKSRVKGHLRLKMTYMPRNSDSAEEPTDQNDNTDPPWELLESQDMSGPMQSEQTPVLPPGWEERQDNLGRTFYVHHESRTTQWRPPALHDNNADTRRQNTARQRAQNYITRRQISDPDETTAQDEEWEVFGEDDISLSQANQVTLPPPPNPPEVQMLVEELRNVYSRRGTTREHQDHACNSSHSVRARTFHLSTSEEHPVNSVPVQTSAALPSGWEEKRDTKGRRYFINHNTRTTSWIRPTLHRTNSTPAASRNSAGTPSFQSATLQPSPQYTPSPEAASESGSMPTGWEVRSAPNGRPFFIDHNTKTTTWKDPRLTTPVHVRRRASIDPSDLGPLPPGWEERVHTDGRIFYIDHNTKITQWDDPRLQTSAITGPAVPYSRDYKQKYDYFRKKLEKPVNIPNKFSIKVRRNAVLEDSYRQILVVKRADLLKAKLWVEFEGEKGLDYGGLAREWFFLMSKEMFNPYYGLFEYSATDNYTLQINPNSGLCNEDHLTYFKCIGRVAGMAVWHGKLLDAFFIRPFYKMMLQKSITLQDMESVDGEYFNSLKWILENDPTDLDLMFTIDEELFGQTHQHELKPNGAEIVVTNENKKEYIHLVMQWRFVNRIQKQMTAFKDGFFELIPQDLIKIFDENELELLMCGLGDVDVNDWRQNTKYKSGYNADHVVIHWFWKAVLLMDAEKRIRLLQFVTGTSRVPMNGFAELYGSNGPQRFTIELWGTRDKLPRAHTCFNRLDLPPYESFEELREKLNIAIENAQGFEID from the exons ATGGCACACCGGCTCCGTTTGGACTTTGCGTCAAGGAGAAGCCACACCGACCCTCTGTCAGAGTGCCTCAGCAGCCATGGTGAGGAGAGTGGAGTTATTTTGTCAGCTGATAACCTCGCAGAGAGTCTGGCGCACAGTTCTCTCCACTTCAAGGTGACTTCGCCGTCACCTGACTATGGAAATTTACAACGATATTCTTCGGTATTGATTCCGAGGGTTAACGCAAAAGGATGTAGTCAAAAAAGCGTCGTGCAGATATCACTACAGCCCTGCGGCACGCTCAGCGGGGGCCTGGATTGCACCGTAGGGGAAGGAGATCCCGCGAGTAGTGAAACGGGAGCGATTGCCAGCTCTGATGGGGGTTCGTGTAGCAGCAGTATGGCCAGCGATGCCGGATACTGGAGTAGCAACAGCATCTTTGAGCCAGAGACTCCAGAAAAACACAGGACCACTCAAGAGAAGAGTGTTCTCTGCTGCAAGTCCAAAGTTCCCTTGAGACGTTGTTCCTCCTTGGTTATTTTCCCCAAAAGCCCCTGCAGCACGCCACCCGCATCTCCGGTAAACCCAATCGCTCTTCCTGCTTTCTTTGGAACGAGAGCTCCTCTCCAGACACCTGCCGCTGATTCCTCACGGGATGAAGAGGAAATGACTTGTAAAGAGTCGGCCACATCTGCAAGTAGCCAACATTGTCTCAAGGGAGACCCTGCACCTGAATGTCGGGACACCAAACATATGGTCCACTTTAATATTCCTCTCCAAGACAAATGCAAAGTGGAGGGCGGGAACGATGTGATGGAGCAGTCACCGTCGAACGATAAATCTCATCATTGCTCAAGAAGCGTTCTGCTACACTTTGCTCATCAAAGACCATCATTGTGTGGAGTCAAAGCCGAATGTCCCGATGCTCCCCCCTTCCTTGCGGAGCCTGAGACTCCACGCGACCCCAAGAAAAAACTGTACCGTAGTACCTCAGCTTGTTTGTTCTCCTCGGGGAAACCGTCAGAGGAAAAACTCTTGGCAAAAGGACACGAAAGgttggagaaaaacaattgtcaTCGCGCCATACAACGGAGCTTTTCCCTGGAGGTGCCCTATGCAAACACGGGCATTTCATGTCACGTTTCAAACACCAAACTCGGTAGTACGTGCTCGCCACACGTACATATTCATCTGTCTCCGTGCTGTCCGACGACGTTGCCGAGCTTACCTAACGATGCAGACGCAAGCTGCAAAGGAAGCAGTACCGCAAAGAACTTAGGTCAAAGTGCTGAG ACACGTGATGACTTTCTGGGACAGGTGGATATTCCTCTCAGTCAGATACCA ACAAATAATTCATCTCATGGAAGGCCATATACATTCAAGGATTTTCTGCTTCATCCCAGAAG tCACAAGTCCAGAGTTAAGGGCCATCTGCGACTCAAAATGACATACATGCCGAGAAACTCTGATTCAGCCGAAGAACCAACAGATCAGAATGACAACACAGAT cctCCATGGGAGTTATTGGAATCTCAGGACATGTCAGGCCCCATGCAGAGTGAGCAGACACCTGTTCTGCCGCCTGGCTGGGAGGAGCGTCAGGATAACCTGGGAAGAACCTTCTATGTCCACCACGAGAGCAGGACCACACAGTGGAGGCCACCAGCCTTACA TGACAATAATGCAGACACAAGGCGACAAAATACTGCAAGACAGAGGGCGCAGAATTATATTACACGCAGACAGATCTCAGACCCTGATGAGACCACTGCACAAGATGAG GAATGGGAGGTTTTTGGAGAAGATGATATCAGTTTGAGCCAGGCCAACCAGGTCACATTGCCTCCACCTCCGAATCCCCCGGAGGTACAGATGTTGGTTGAGGAGCTGAGAAACGTTTATAGTCGAAGGGGCACAACTCGTGAGCACCAG GATCATGCATGTAATTCGAGCCATTCCGTTCGCGCAAGAACTTTTCACTTGTCAACATCAGAGGAGCATCCTGTTAATTCAGTG CCGGTTCAGACCTCTGCGGCGCTGCCTTCAGGATGGGAGGAGAAGAGGGACACTAAAGGAAGACGCTATTTTATCAACCACAATACCCGAACCACCTCATGGATACGACCCACCTTGCAT agaacaaattcaaccCCTGCGGCTTCACGAAATAGTGCTGGTACACCATCCTTCCAGTCTGCGACCCTTCAACCATCTCCCCAGTACACTCCCAGCCCGGAAGCTGCATCTGAATCAGGCTCCATGCCAACTGGTTGGGAAGTCCGCAGTGCTCCCAATGGAAGACCCTTTTTCATTGACCACAACACAAAGACGACTACCTGG AAAGATCCCAGGCTTACGACTCCTGTTCATGTGAGAAGGAGAGCATCAATTGACCCTTCTGATCTTGGCCCATTGCCA CCTGGTTGGGAGGAGAGAGTTCACACGGACGGGAGGATATTCTACATTGATCACA ACACGAAGATCACACAGTGGGATGATCCTAGATTACAAACCTCAGCAATAACTGGACCA GCAGTGCCTTATTCCAGAGATTATAAACAAAAGTATGACTACTTCCGCAAGAAACTGGAGAAACCA GTCAACATACCAAATAAATTTAGCATAAAGGTAAGACGAAACGCAGTGCTGGAGGACTCGTACCGGCAAATCCTCGTCGTGAAGCGGGCGGACTTGTTGAAAGCAAAGCTGTGGGTGGAGTTTGAGGGAGAAAAGGGTTTGGACTACGGAGGCTTGGCCCGGGAGTGGTTCTTCCTCATGTCGAAGGAGATGTTCAACCCCTACTACGGACTCTTTGAATATTCTGCAAC ggacaACTATACACTGCAGATTAATCCCAACTCGGGTCTGTGTAATGAGGACCACCTGACTTATTTCAAGTGCATTGGCCGTGTAGCAGGCATGGCAGTCTGGCATGGAAAACTGCTTGATG CTTTCTTCATTCGGCCTTTCTACAAGATGATGCTGCAGAAATCCATCACTCTGCAGGACATGGAGTCTGTC GATGGTGAATATTTTAATTCGCTCAAATGGATTTTGGAGAATGATCCAACTGACCTGGACTTGATGTTCACCATTGATGAGGAACTCTTTGGACAG ACTCACCAGCACGAGCTAAAGCCCAATGGCGCGGAGATTGTCGTCACTAATGAAAACAAGAAGGAATACATCCA TCTTGTGATGCAGTGGCGCTTTGTAAACCGAATACAGAAGCAGATGACCGCCTTCAAGGAT GGATTCTTTGAGTTGATCCCTCAAGATCTGATCAAGATCTTTGACGAGAACGAGCTTGAG TTGCTAATGTGTGGTCTGGGGGATGTGGACGTGAACGACTGGAGACAGAACACCAAGTACAAGAGTGGCTACAACGCCGATCACGTAGTTATCCACTGGTTCTGGAAA GCAGTACTGCTGATGGATGCCGAAAAAAGAATTCGTCTCTTGCAGTTTGTGACGGGAACCTCCCGAGTCCCAATGAACGGTTTTGCGGAACTCTATG GCTCTAATGGGCCACAGCGGTTCACCATTGAGCTGTGGGGAACCCGTGACAAACTGCCCCGAGCACACACATG ctTTAACCGCCTGGATCTTCCACCTTACGAGTCCTTCGAAGAACTGAGGGAGAAACTTAACATCGCCATTGAGAATGCACAAGGCTTTGAAATAGATTAG
- the nedd4a gene encoding E3 ubiquitin-protein ligase NEDD4a isoform X3 translates to MASLSPEIRGQWSDAEGEARVLKIEVIAGLRLAKKDILGASDPYTRLTLYDPSGGEIAIHQTKTIKKSLDPKWNEEFYFRVHPRKHRLLLEVFDENRLTRDDFLGQVDIPLSQIPTNNSSHGRPYTFKDFLLHPRSHKSRVKGHLRLKMTYMPRNSDSAEEPTDQNDNTDPPWELLESQDMSGPMQSEQTPVLPPGWEERQDNLGRTFYVHHESRTTQWRPPALHDNNADTRRQNTARQRAQNYITRRQISDPDETTAQDEEWEVFGEDDISLSQANQVTLPPPPNPPEVQMLVEELRNVYSRRGTTREHQVDHACNSSHSVRARTFHLSTSEEHPVNSVPVQTSAALPSGWEEKRDTKGRRYFINHNTRTTSWIRPTLHRTNSTPAASRNSAGTPSFQSATLQPSPQYTPSPEAASESGSMPTGWEVRSAPNGRPFFIDHNTKTTTWKDPRLTTPVHVRRRASIDPSDLGPLPPGWEERVHTDGRIFYIDHNTKITQWDDPRLQTSAITGPAVPYSRDYKQKYDYFRKKLEKPVNIPNKFSIKVRRNAVLEDSYRQILVVKRADLLKAKLWVEFEGEKGLDYGGLAREWFFLMSKEMFNPYYGLFEYSATDNYTLQINPNSGLCNEDHLTYFKCIGRVAGMAVWHGKLLDAFFIRPFYKMMLQKSITLQDMESVDGEYFNSLKWILENDPTDLDLMFTIDEELFGQTHQHELKPNGAEIVVTNENKKEYIHLVMQWRFVNRIQKQMTAFKDGFFELIPQDLIKIFDENELELLMCGLGDVDVNDWRQNTKYKSGYNADHVVIHWFWKAVLLMDAEKRIRLLQFVTGTSRVPMNGFAELYGSNGPQRFTIELWGTRDKLPRAHTCFNRLDLPPYESFEELREKLNIAIENAQGFEID, encoded by the exons ATGGCCTCACTTTCGCCAGAGATCCGAGGACAGTGGAGCGACGCGgag ggTGAAGCCAGAGTCCTTAAAATAGAGGTTATTGCTGGGCTTCGCCTAGCCAAAAAAGATATCCTTGGGGCAAG TGATCCGTACACTAGATTGACTCTCTATGATCCTTCCGGTGGGGAAATAGCAATTCACCAaactaaaacaataaaaaag TCACTGGATCCAAAATGGAACGAGGAATTCTATTTTAGA GTCCATCCCAGGAAGCACCGCCTCCTGCTGGAGGTGTTTGACGAAAACCGTCTG ACACGTGATGACTTTCTGGGACAGGTGGATATTCCTCTCAGTCAGATACCA ACAAATAATTCATCTCATGGAAGGCCATATACATTCAAGGATTTTCTGCTTCATCCCAGAAG tCACAAGTCCAGAGTTAAGGGCCATCTGCGACTCAAAATGACATACATGCCGAGAAACTCTGATTCAGCCGAAGAACCAACAGATCAGAATGACAACACAGAT cctCCATGGGAGTTATTGGAATCTCAGGACATGTCAGGCCCCATGCAGAGTGAGCAGACACCTGTTCTGCCGCCTGGCTGGGAGGAGCGTCAGGATAACCTGGGAAGAACCTTCTATGTCCACCACGAGAGCAGGACCACACAGTGGAGGCCACCAGCCTTACA TGACAATAATGCAGACACAAGGCGACAAAATACTGCAAGACAGAGGGCGCAGAATTATATTACACGCAGACAGATCTCAGACCCTGATGAGACCACTGCACAAGATGAG GAATGGGAGGTTTTTGGAGAAGATGATATCAGTTTGAGCCAGGCCAACCAGGTCACATTGCCTCCACCTCCGAATCCCCCGGAGGTACAGATGTTGGTTGAGGAGCTGAGAAACGTTTATAGTCGAAGGGGCACAACTCGTGAGCACCAGGTG GATCATGCATGTAATTCGAGCCATTCCGTTCGCGCAAGAACTTTTCACTTGTCAACATCAGAGGAGCATCCTGTTAATTCAGTG CCGGTTCAGACCTCTGCGGCGCTGCCTTCAGGATGGGAGGAGAAGAGGGACACTAAAGGAAGACGCTATTTTATCAACCACAATACCCGAACCACCTCATGGATACGACCCACCTTGCAT agaacaaattcaaccCCTGCGGCTTCACGAAATAGTGCTGGTACACCATCCTTCCAGTCTGCGACCCTTCAACCATCTCCCCAGTACACTCCCAGCCCGGAAGCTGCATCTGAATCAGGCTCCATGCCAACTGGTTGGGAAGTCCGCAGTGCTCCCAATGGAAGACCCTTTTTCATTGACCACAACACAAAGACGACTACCTGG AAAGATCCCAGGCTTACGACTCCTGTTCATGTGAGAAGGAGAGCATCAATTGACCCTTCTGATCTTGGCCCATTGCCA CCTGGTTGGGAGGAGAGAGTTCACACGGACGGGAGGATATTCTACATTGATCACA ACACGAAGATCACACAGTGGGATGATCCTAGATTACAAACCTCAGCAATAACTGGACCA GCAGTGCCTTATTCCAGAGATTATAAACAAAAGTATGACTACTTCCGCAAGAAACTGGAGAAACCA GTCAACATACCAAATAAATTTAGCATAAAGGTAAGACGAAACGCAGTGCTGGAGGACTCGTACCGGCAAATCCTCGTCGTGAAGCGGGCGGACTTGTTGAAAGCAAAGCTGTGGGTGGAGTTTGAGGGAGAAAAGGGTTTGGACTACGGAGGCTTGGCCCGGGAGTGGTTCTTCCTCATGTCGAAGGAGATGTTCAACCCCTACTACGGACTCTTTGAATATTCTGCAAC ggacaACTATACACTGCAGATTAATCCCAACTCGGGTCTGTGTAATGAGGACCACCTGACTTATTTCAAGTGCATTGGCCGTGTAGCAGGCATGGCAGTCTGGCATGGAAAACTGCTTGATG CTTTCTTCATTCGGCCTTTCTACAAGATGATGCTGCAGAAATCCATCACTCTGCAGGACATGGAGTCTGTC GATGGTGAATATTTTAATTCGCTCAAATGGATTTTGGAGAATGATCCAACTGACCTGGACTTGATGTTCACCATTGATGAGGAACTCTTTGGACAG ACTCACCAGCACGAGCTAAAGCCCAATGGCGCGGAGATTGTCGTCACTAATGAAAACAAGAAGGAATACATCCA TCTTGTGATGCAGTGGCGCTTTGTAAACCGAATACAGAAGCAGATGACCGCCTTCAAGGAT GGATTCTTTGAGTTGATCCCTCAAGATCTGATCAAGATCTTTGACGAGAACGAGCTTGAG TTGCTAATGTGTGGTCTGGGGGATGTGGACGTGAACGACTGGAGACAGAACACCAAGTACAAGAGTGGCTACAACGCCGATCACGTAGTTATCCACTGGTTCTGGAAA GCAGTACTGCTGATGGATGCCGAAAAAAGAATTCGTCTCTTGCAGTTTGTGACGGGAACCTCCCGAGTCCCAATGAACGGTTTTGCGGAACTCTATG GCTCTAATGGGCCACAGCGGTTCACCATTGAGCTGTGGGGAACCCGTGACAAACTGCCCCGAGCACACACATG ctTTAACCGCCTGGATCTTCCACCTTACGAGTCCTTCGAAGAACTGAGGGAGAAACTTAACATCGCCATTGAGAATGCACAAGGCTTTGAAATAGATTAG
- the nedd4a gene encoding E3 ubiquitin-protein ligase NEDD4a isoform X1, giving the protein MAHRLRLDFASRRSHTDPLSECLSSHGEESGVILSADNLAESLAHSSLHFKVTSPSPDYGNLQRYSSVLIPRVNAKGCSQKSVVQISLQPCGTLSGGLDCTVGEGDPASSETGAIASSDGGSCSSSMASDAGYWSSNSIFEPETPEKHRTTQEKSVLCCKSKVPLRRCSSLVIFPKSPCSTPPASPVNPIALPAFFGTRAPLQTPAADSSRDEEEMTCKESATSASSQHCLKGDPAPECRDTKHMVHFNIPLQDKCKVEGGNDVMEQSPSNDKSHHCSRSVLLHFAHQRPSLCGVKAECPDAPPFLAEPETPRDPKKKLYRSTSACLFSSGKPSEEKLLAKGHERLEKNNCHRAIQRSFSLEVPYANTGISCHVSNTKLGSTCSPHVHIHLSPCCPTTLPSLPNDADASCKGSSTAKNLGQSAETRDDFLGQVDIPLSQIPTNNSSHGRPYTFKDFLLHPRSHKSRVKGHLRLKMTYMPRNSDSAEEPTDQNDNTDPPWELLESQDMSGPMQSEQTPVLPPGWEERQDNLGRTFYVHHESRTTQWRPPALHDNNADTRRQNTARQRAQNYITRRQISDPDETTAQDEEWEVFGEDDISLSQANQVTLPPPPNPPEVQMLVEELRNVYSRRGTTREHQVDHACNSSHSVRARTFHLSTSEEHPVNSVPVQTSAALPSGWEEKRDTKGRRYFINHNTRTTSWIRPTLHRTNSTPAASRNSAGTPSFQSATLQPSPQYTPSPEAASESGSMPTGWEVRSAPNGRPFFIDHNTKTTTWKDPRLTTPVHVRRRASIDPSDLGPLPPGWEERVHTDGRIFYIDHNTKITQWDDPRLQTSAITGPAVPYSRDYKQKYDYFRKKLEKPVNIPNKFSIKVRRNAVLEDSYRQILVVKRADLLKAKLWVEFEGEKGLDYGGLAREWFFLMSKEMFNPYYGLFEYSATDNYTLQINPNSGLCNEDHLTYFKCIGRVAGMAVWHGKLLDAFFIRPFYKMMLQKSITLQDMESVDGEYFNSLKWILENDPTDLDLMFTIDEELFGQTHQHELKPNGAEIVVTNENKKEYIHLVMQWRFVNRIQKQMTAFKDGFFELIPQDLIKIFDENELELLMCGLGDVDVNDWRQNTKYKSGYNADHVVIHWFWKAVLLMDAEKRIRLLQFVTGTSRVPMNGFAELYGSNGPQRFTIELWGTRDKLPRAHTCFNRLDLPPYESFEELREKLNIAIENAQGFEID; this is encoded by the exons ATGGCACACCGGCTCCGTTTGGACTTTGCGTCAAGGAGAAGCCACACCGACCCTCTGTCAGAGTGCCTCAGCAGCCATGGTGAGGAGAGTGGAGTTATTTTGTCAGCTGATAACCTCGCAGAGAGTCTGGCGCACAGTTCTCTCCACTTCAAGGTGACTTCGCCGTCACCTGACTATGGAAATTTACAACGATATTCTTCGGTATTGATTCCGAGGGTTAACGCAAAAGGATGTAGTCAAAAAAGCGTCGTGCAGATATCACTACAGCCCTGCGGCACGCTCAGCGGGGGCCTGGATTGCACCGTAGGGGAAGGAGATCCCGCGAGTAGTGAAACGGGAGCGATTGCCAGCTCTGATGGGGGTTCGTGTAGCAGCAGTATGGCCAGCGATGCCGGATACTGGAGTAGCAACAGCATCTTTGAGCCAGAGACTCCAGAAAAACACAGGACCACTCAAGAGAAGAGTGTTCTCTGCTGCAAGTCCAAAGTTCCCTTGAGACGTTGTTCCTCCTTGGTTATTTTCCCCAAAAGCCCCTGCAGCACGCCACCCGCATCTCCGGTAAACCCAATCGCTCTTCCTGCTTTCTTTGGAACGAGAGCTCCTCTCCAGACACCTGCCGCTGATTCCTCACGGGATGAAGAGGAAATGACTTGTAAAGAGTCGGCCACATCTGCAAGTAGCCAACATTGTCTCAAGGGAGACCCTGCACCTGAATGTCGGGACACCAAACATATGGTCCACTTTAATATTCCTCTCCAAGACAAATGCAAAGTGGAGGGCGGGAACGATGTGATGGAGCAGTCACCGTCGAACGATAAATCTCATCATTGCTCAAGAAGCGTTCTGCTACACTTTGCTCATCAAAGACCATCATTGTGTGGAGTCAAAGCCGAATGTCCCGATGCTCCCCCCTTCCTTGCGGAGCCTGAGACTCCACGCGACCCCAAGAAAAAACTGTACCGTAGTACCTCAGCTTGTTTGTTCTCCTCGGGGAAACCGTCAGAGGAAAAACTCTTGGCAAAAGGACACGAAAGgttggagaaaaacaattgtcaTCGCGCCATACAACGGAGCTTTTCCCTGGAGGTGCCCTATGCAAACACGGGCATTTCATGTCACGTTTCAAACACCAAACTCGGTAGTACGTGCTCGCCACACGTACATATTCATCTGTCTCCGTGCTGTCCGACGACGTTGCCGAGCTTACCTAACGATGCAGACGCAAGCTGCAAAGGAAGCAGTACCGCAAAGAACTTAGGTCAAAGTGCTGAG ACACGTGATGACTTTCTGGGACAGGTGGATATTCCTCTCAGTCAGATACCA ACAAATAATTCATCTCATGGAAGGCCATATACATTCAAGGATTTTCTGCTTCATCCCAGAAG tCACAAGTCCAGAGTTAAGGGCCATCTGCGACTCAAAATGACATACATGCCGAGAAACTCTGATTCAGCCGAAGAACCAACAGATCAGAATGACAACACAGAT cctCCATGGGAGTTATTGGAATCTCAGGACATGTCAGGCCCCATGCAGAGTGAGCAGACACCTGTTCTGCCGCCTGGCTGGGAGGAGCGTCAGGATAACCTGGGAAGAACCTTCTATGTCCACCACGAGAGCAGGACCACACAGTGGAGGCCACCAGCCTTACA TGACAATAATGCAGACACAAGGCGACAAAATACTGCAAGACAGAGGGCGCAGAATTATATTACACGCAGACAGATCTCAGACCCTGATGAGACCACTGCACAAGATGAG GAATGGGAGGTTTTTGGAGAAGATGATATCAGTTTGAGCCAGGCCAACCAGGTCACATTGCCTCCACCTCCGAATCCCCCGGAGGTACAGATGTTGGTTGAGGAGCTGAGAAACGTTTATAGTCGAAGGGGCACAACTCGTGAGCACCAGGTG GATCATGCATGTAATTCGAGCCATTCCGTTCGCGCAAGAACTTTTCACTTGTCAACATCAGAGGAGCATCCTGTTAATTCAGTG CCGGTTCAGACCTCTGCGGCGCTGCCTTCAGGATGGGAGGAGAAGAGGGACACTAAAGGAAGACGCTATTTTATCAACCACAATACCCGAACCACCTCATGGATACGACCCACCTTGCAT agaacaaattcaaccCCTGCGGCTTCACGAAATAGTGCTGGTACACCATCCTTCCAGTCTGCGACCCTTCAACCATCTCCCCAGTACACTCCCAGCCCGGAAGCTGCATCTGAATCAGGCTCCATGCCAACTGGTTGGGAAGTCCGCAGTGCTCCCAATGGAAGACCCTTTTTCATTGACCACAACACAAAGACGACTACCTGG AAAGATCCCAGGCTTACGACTCCTGTTCATGTGAGAAGGAGAGCATCAATTGACCCTTCTGATCTTGGCCCATTGCCA CCTGGTTGGGAGGAGAGAGTTCACACGGACGGGAGGATATTCTACATTGATCACA ACACGAAGATCACACAGTGGGATGATCCTAGATTACAAACCTCAGCAATAACTGGACCA GCAGTGCCTTATTCCAGAGATTATAAACAAAAGTATGACTACTTCCGCAAGAAACTGGAGAAACCA GTCAACATACCAAATAAATTTAGCATAAAGGTAAGACGAAACGCAGTGCTGGAGGACTCGTACCGGCAAATCCTCGTCGTGAAGCGGGCGGACTTGTTGAAAGCAAAGCTGTGGGTGGAGTTTGAGGGAGAAAAGGGTTTGGACTACGGAGGCTTGGCCCGGGAGTGGTTCTTCCTCATGTCGAAGGAGATGTTCAACCCCTACTACGGACTCTTTGAATATTCTGCAAC ggacaACTATACACTGCAGATTAATCCCAACTCGGGTCTGTGTAATGAGGACCACCTGACTTATTTCAAGTGCATTGGCCGTGTAGCAGGCATGGCAGTCTGGCATGGAAAACTGCTTGATG CTTTCTTCATTCGGCCTTTCTACAAGATGATGCTGCAGAAATCCATCACTCTGCAGGACATGGAGTCTGTC GATGGTGAATATTTTAATTCGCTCAAATGGATTTTGGAGAATGATCCAACTGACCTGGACTTGATGTTCACCATTGATGAGGAACTCTTTGGACAG ACTCACCAGCACGAGCTAAAGCCCAATGGCGCGGAGATTGTCGTCACTAATGAAAACAAGAAGGAATACATCCA TCTTGTGATGCAGTGGCGCTTTGTAAACCGAATACAGAAGCAGATGACCGCCTTCAAGGAT GGATTCTTTGAGTTGATCCCTCAAGATCTGATCAAGATCTTTGACGAGAACGAGCTTGAG TTGCTAATGTGTGGTCTGGGGGATGTGGACGTGAACGACTGGAGACAGAACACCAAGTACAAGAGTGGCTACAACGCCGATCACGTAGTTATCCACTGGTTCTGGAAA GCAGTACTGCTGATGGATGCCGAAAAAAGAATTCGTCTCTTGCAGTTTGTGACGGGAACCTCCCGAGTCCCAATGAACGGTTTTGCGGAACTCTATG GCTCTAATGGGCCACAGCGGTTCACCATTGAGCTGTGGGGAACCCGTGACAAACTGCCCCGAGCACACACATG ctTTAACCGCCTGGATCTTCCACCTTACGAGTCCTTCGAAGAACTGAGGGAGAAACTTAACATCGCCATTGAGAATGCACAAGGCTTTGAAATAGATTAG